GAGGACCGCCTGGCGCCGGGCCAGCACGACCGGGGCGTCGCCGAAGTGGACCATCGCCGGCGTCAGCAACCCCAGCCCCGAGTGCCGATGCTCGTCGTTGTACCACGGGAAGAAGACATGGCCGAAGGCCCGGGCGTCTTCGATGGCCCCGAAGCGGTCGGGGAATTCCGGACGGTACTTCAGCGTTCGAAACTGGCTTTCCGAGTACGGGTTGTCGTCCGACACGTACGGGCGACTGTGGGTCTTGGTCACGCCCAGGTCGGCCAGCAAGAAGGCCACCGGCTTGGATCGCATGACGCGGCCCCGGTCGGCGTGGAGCGTCAGCTGACCGGGGGGAATCCCGTGTGTGGTGATCGTGTCGGCGATGAAGGCCTCCGCCAATTCGGCGCCTTCGCGATGCGCGATCATCCAGCCCACGACGTACCGGCTGAAGACGTCCAGGATCACGTAGAGGTAGAAGTAGGTCCACTTGGCGGGGCCGAGCAGCTTCGTGATATCCCAGCTCCAGAGGTGGTTCGGCGCGGTGGCCAGCAGTTCAGGCTTCTGGTACGTCGGATGAACCAGTTGATCACGCCGCTCGCGCGATTCCCCCGCCTGGGCGAGCACGCGGTACATCGTCCGGGTCGAGCACAGGTACGTGCCCTCGTCGAGCAGCGTGGCCTGCACCGCGGCCGGGGCGCGGTCGCGAAAGCGCTCCGCGTGCAGCACCGCCAAGACGGCCTCCCGCTCGTCGTCCCGGAGGGCGCGAGCCGGCAGCGGTCGTGTCGGGGCCGTCGGCGCCTCGACCCGACGCGGCTTCGGCCGCTGCCGGTAGAACGCCGCGCGGGCCACCCCGAGCGCGTCGCAGGCGCGGCGGATGCCGACGACGGCGCTCAGGTCGGTGACGGCCTCCATCACCGCGGCTCCTTCGACGCGCTCGAGGGTCTTCGCTCCTCCAGCAGCGCGGCCACTTTTTTTTGGACGTCGATGACGATCGCGGCCTTCCGCCACGCCTCCGTCAACCGCTGGGTGGCCTCCCGAAGCTGGCGGATCTCCTCGTCCTGCGGCGAGCGCGTGGGCTTCGGCCCGCGCGGCCGCGGCGTCAAGCCCTTGAGGATACCGGCCTGGCGCTCGCGGCGCCACGTGACCAGGTGCGACGAGTACAGGCCTTCCCGGCGGAGCAACGCCCCAATGCCCCCGTGGTCGGCCGCGGCATCCGCCGCCGCCAGGATGCGTTGCTTGTACTCCGCCGTGAACGTACGCCGCTTCGCGTCGATGACGACCTCCGGATCCGGCCGGGTCGGGCTGACCATGCCGCGCGCGTCCGGTGTGGCTCCCGCGCCACTCCGGTCGGCCTCGCTCCGCTCGGCCTCCCTGCGTTCCGCGGGAGCCACACCGGACGACGACCTCACCACCATCACGTTAGGCTTCACGCTGATCCTTCTTCTCGCCCCGCTCACTAAATCCAGCCAGGAGAATTGTCTCAGCTATGTTGGCACGGAGGGAGCGGCGGCACTGACGGTCGTCCTATAGCGACAAGTGCCTTCGAGACGGCCCGTCTCTCGGCGGCATACGTGTAGATCAGAAGCAGACCGCTTTCTGCGTGGCGTTGGACTGAGCGGTCTGTCGCGGCCTCGCTCTTCATGCGGTCGACTTCGTTCGCTATCTTGAGGATCTCCGTCGGTCTCTCGTGGAGGACGGCAATGAGTGTAGTGGTCGCGCCCTTTGCCACAGGTCCTAAGCGGGCTAGCGCCAGAATGCACTCAATCCTCGCGGCTCCCTGAGCATCGACGAGATTCTTTTCTCCATCTATCCCAAACTCGACAGGGGGTAGATCAGCATCCGACAGTCCAACTCTTCGCGGGGACTTGATTGCAGCCTCAAGGGCGGGCACGGAGACGTCCGCACCAGACGCACCGATCTGTGCCAGCGCCTTCGCAGCCCGGGCTCTCACATCAGGACTAGCGTCGCTCAGATCCGCAGCCCATTCTTGCAGACTCCGTCCCTCGTA
This bacterium DNA region includes the following protein-coding sequences:
- a CDS encoding IS3 family transposase (programmed frameshift) — translated: MVSPTRPDPEVVIDAKRRTFTAEYKQRILAAADAAADHGGIGALLRREGLYSSHLVTWRRERQAGILKGLTPRPRGPKPTRSPQDEEIRQLREATQRLTEAWRKAAIVIDVQKKGRAAGGAKTLERVEGAAVMEAVTDLSAVVGIRRACDALGVARAAFYRQRPKPRRVEAPTAPTRPLPARALRDDEREAVLAVLHAERFRDRAPAAVQATLLDEGTYLCSTRTMYRVLAQAGESRERRDQLVHPTYQKPELLATAPNHLWSWDITKLLGPAKWTYFYLYVILDVFSRYVVGWMIAHREGAELAEAFIADTITTHGIPPGQLTLHADRGRVMRSKPVAFLLADLGVTKTHSRPYVSDDNPYSESQFRTLKYRPEFPDRFGAIEDARAFGHVFFPWYNDEHRHSGLGLLTPAMVHFGDAPVVLARRQAVLDAAYAAHPERFVRHAPVPLPLPSAVWINKPRPAAARTEERRQ
- a CDS encoding zinc ribbon domain-containing protein, with amino-acid sequence MALIHCRECGREISDKAAACPNCGAPPRTLLELLHENNKKVAVASFVIIVAVTVAAMIFQKRQVYLSYEGRSLQEWAADLSDASPDVRARAAKALAQIGASGADVSVPALEAAIKSPRRVGLSDADLPPVEFGIDGEKNLVDAQGAARIECILALARLGPVAKGATTTLIAVLHERPTEILKIANEVDRMKSEAATDRSVQRHAESGLLLIYTYAAERRAVSKALVAIGRPSVPPLPPCQHS